Proteins found in one Methylophaga thalassica genomic segment:
- a CDS encoding CopD family protein, with the protein MMIALPLHLLAAVIWLGGMFFAYTALRPAAVELLTQEQRLPLWAGVLKTFFNWVWLSIITLLVTGGWMIPLLGGMGGVDGVGIHVHIMLLIGIFMMLIFMHVFFNPFKKLKWAVAEHDWIAAGTALTQIRKLVLLNLILGIITILIASSGRYWLS; encoded by the coding sequence ATGATGATTGCATTACCTTTACACCTGTTAGCCGCTGTCATTTGGCTGGGTGGTATGTTTTTCGCCTATACCGCTCTTCGGCCTGCAGCAGTTGAATTACTGACGCAAGAACAACGCCTCCCTTTGTGGGCTGGTGTATTAAAAACCTTTTTCAACTGGGTATGGCTTTCTATCATCACCTTGCTGGTCACTGGTGGTTGGATGATTCCTTTATTAGGCGGCATGGGCGGCGTTGATGGTGTCGGTATTCATGTACATATTATGTTACTAATCGGCATTTTTATGATGCTCATTTTTATGCATGTGTTTTTTAATCCATTCAAAAAGCTTAAATGGGCTGTGGCCGAACATGACTGGATTGCCGCAGGCACGGCATTAACTCAAATACGCAAACTGGTTCTGCTTAATCTAATCTTAGGCATTATTACTATTCTGATAGCCAGCTCTGGACGTTACTGGTTAAGTTAA
- a CDS encoding lytic transglycosylase domain-containing protein, which produces MNTLMKWCLLSLTVMHSQLAPADTIQRIQNPDGSVEFSNVRQATSQTVIYKSQTGEGFVFSDQKPAHGHFEILKYSCYACNPSSKINWHTIKLDFASYADEVKRYAKKYNVDAALVRAVIHAESAFNQKAISRTGAQGLMQLMPDTAKDLGVDKPFNVEQNIEGGVKYLAELLSLFKGDTRLATAAYNAGPNAVKKYNDVPPYSETKVYVERVSILHQRYQHES; this is translated from the coding sequence ATGAATACGCTGATGAAATGGTGTTTGCTCAGTCTGACAGTGATGCATAGTCAGCTGGCACCGGCAGATACCATTCAGCGAATTCAAAACCCGGATGGATCGGTTGAATTCAGTAATGTCAGGCAAGCCACATCGCAAACTGTCATTTATAAATCACAAACCGGTGAAGGCTTTGTTTTTTCAGATCAAAAACCCGCACATGGTCATTTTGAAATTCTAAAATACAGCTGTTATGCCTGTAACCCCTCATCAAAAATCAACTGGCATACCATTAAACTGGATTTTGCCTCCTATGCTGACGAAGTAAAACGTTATGCCAAAAAATATAATGTTGATGCCGCCTTGGTAAGAGCAGTTATTCATGCGGAATCGGCGTTCAATCAAAAAGCGATTTCCAGAACAGGTGCTCAAGGCTTGATGCAATTAATGCCAGACACAGCCAAAGACTTAGGTGTTGATAAGCCTTTTAATGTCGAACAAAACATAGAAGGCGGTGTTAAATATCTGGCTGAGCTGCTATCTTTATTCAAGGGCGATACTCGCCTTGCCACAGCTGCTTATAATGCAGGACCTAATGCCGTGAAAAAATATAACGATGTTCCCCCTTACTCCGAGACAAAAGTTTATGTAGAACGTGTGAGCATTTTGCATCAACGTTATCAACATGAAAGTTAG
- a CDS encoding retropepsin-like aspartic protease family protein → MTILFWLFLMGSLTLFFNGYIQQRDNPNQALMAANSGTGEVTLKRNRDGHYLAPGYINGHPVNFLLDTGATNVSIPAAIAEAAGLKKGPTSMVSTANGVVPVFQTDVDAVRLGGITLNHVDASINPHMTDGVVLLGMSFMKHLDITQRNGVMTLRVPVSG, encoded by the coding sequence GTGACGATATTATTCTGGTTGTTTTTAATGGGGTCACTCACCTTATTCTTTAATGGCTATATTCAGCAGCGCGATAACCCTAATCAAGCATTAATGGCAGCAAATTCAGGCACGGGTGAGGTGACTTTAAAACGCAATCGTGACGGACATTATCTGGCACCAGGTTATATTAATGGACATCCTGTGAATTTCCTGCTGGATACCGGAGCTACCAATGTCAGTATCCCTGCCGCCATTGCGGAAGCGGCCGGCTTGAAAAAAGGACCTACGTCCATGGTATCAACAGCTAATGGTGTTGTGCCTGTCTTTCAGACTGATGTCGATGCGGTGCGTCTTGGTGGTATTACCTTGAATCATGTCGATGCCAGTATCAACCCGCATATGACCGATGGTGTGGTTTTATTGGGGATGAGTTTTATGAAACATCTGGATATCACCCAGCGTAACGGGGTGATGACGCTGCGTGTACCGGTATCAGGATAG
- a CDS encoding NAD(P)H-binding protein: MFGSGWLGLRLARHLRSADTHIKLSTRQTEKQSILRDEGFDVYQIDIETPADFSQFLNADTLIVNITNKNKDAFENFINQIENSPIKQVLFISSSSVYQNTNDWVKEEHQFENEDSILWQIESLFRQSSHFATSIIRFSGLIGPERHPGRFFRHGKQVQQADAPVNLIHLDDCIGIIEQVLKQHVWGEVINGCADTHPSKKVFYARAAALLNQPVPSFNQANSLSYKIVSNDKAKSLLSYQFQYPDLMAIPANAYE, encoded by the coding sequence ATTTTCGGCAGTGGTTGGTTAGGTTTGAGATTAGCAAGACATTTGCGCTCAGCTGACACTCATATCAAACTCTCAACGCGCCAAACAGAAAAGCAATCAATATTAAGAGATGAAGGGTTTGATGTCTATCAGATCGACATTGAAACACCTGCCGATTTTAGCCAGTTCCTGAACGCTGACACCCTGATTGTTAATATTACTAATAAAAATAAAGACGCTTTTGAAAATTTCATTAATCAGATTGAAAACAGCCCTATCAAACAGGTGTTATTTATCAGCTCCAGTTCGGTTTACCAAAACACCAATGACTGGGTCAAAGAAGAGCATCAGTTTGAAAATGAGGATAGCATTCTGTGGCAAATAGAATCGCTGTTTAGACAATCTTCGCACTTTGCCACCAGCATTATTCGTTTCAGCGGATTAATCGGACCAGAGCGTCATCCAGGCCGTTTTTTCAGACATGGAAAACAGGTTCAGCAGGCAGATGCCCCCGTTAACTTAATTCATCTTGATGACTGCATAGGAATTATTGAGCAAGTATTGAAACAACACGTCTGGGGAGAAGTTATCAATGGTTGCGCAGACACACATCCAAGCAAAAAAGTCTTTTATGCACGTGCTGCTGCATTATTAAACCAGCCAGTACCGAGCTTTAATCAGGCTAACTCCCTATCCTACAAAATCGTCAGTAACGATAAAGCCAAATCATTACTGTCCTATCAATTTCAGTATCCAGATTTAATGGCCATTCCCGCTAACGCTTATGAATAA
- a CDS encoding YchJ family protein: protein MNNYLCPCLSQLSYSECCEPLHKKQQGAENAAQLMRSRYSAFYLAEVDYLIATLHPSKRRIDERELLQSTINNTQWLGLNVLDHQQKNELAEVEFVAFYQDNPVGQLHERSRFTCESGEWFYHDGILLPAIKLGRNDPCFCGSGKKLKRCHG, encoded by the coding sequence ATGAATAATTATTTATGCCCCTGTCTCAGCCAGCTTTCTTATAGTGAGTGCTGTGAACCTCTCCATAAAAAACAACAAGGCGCGGAAAACGCTGCGCAATTGATGCGCTCGCGATACAGTGCTTTTTATTTAGCTGAGGTGGACTATTTAATCGCCACTCTGCACCCATCAAAACGTCGTATAGATGAGCGAGAACTTCTACAGAGCACGATCAATAACACGCAGTGGTTAGGGCTGAACGTACTGGATCACCAACAAAAAAATGAATTGGCCGAAGTGGAGTTCGTGGCGTTTTATCAGGATAATCCCGTGGGTCAGTTACACGAACGCTCTCGTTTTACCTGTGAAAGTGGTGAATGGTTCTACCATGATGGGATTCTTCTGCCCGCCATCAAGCTGGGCAGAAACGATCCCTGTTTCTGCGGCAGTGGAAAAAAACTAAAACGTTGTCACGGTTAA
- a CDS encoding lysophospholipid acyltransferase family protein: MLNIEQAVQQKFPKFEHSRPWIKKSTISFLRKITHEQEVNRFLDLHQDLKGFDFIEQVLDYFNFSYSISHRDRNNIPATGRVVIVANHPLGALDGLSLLKLVGEVRRDVKIVANDMLMNFNAVDSLFLPVDNLSKSTRKSSISRIIDCLNNEEAVIVFPAGEVSRIRPSGVRDGKWNTGFLNFAKKTNAPILPIYVGARNSSLFYSASMVYKPLSGMMLAHEMFNKNSKNITMRVGEPIPYKQVDQLPLVKAEKAKLLRRHLYRMAKGKKPLFVTEQTIAHPQDRRNIKRELQTAELLGQTADNKKIYLFDYQPDSAVMHEVGRLREFTFRQVGEGTGKRRDIDRYDRDYRHLILWDENELEIAGAYRIGEVNNILSQAGSRGIYSQELFTYDHDAMQPFFEKGIELGRSFVSPKYWGRRSLDYLWYGIGAYLKRYPDIRYLFGPVSLSNSYPDFAKALIVSYYQHYFPDDQHLAIAKNPYITDRSLQQQVLQTYCGTDAEADFTAMREQLTHMNVTVPTLYKQYADVCEEGGVRFIDFNIDADFGHCIDGLVMVDLDKLTPAKRKRYLGDN, translated from the coding sequence ATGCTCAATATCGAACAAGCTGTTCAACAAAAATTTCCTAAATTTGAACATTCCCGTCCATGGATAAAAAAATCGACGATTAGTTTTTTGCGTAAGATTACTCATGAGCAAGAAGTAAATCGTTTCCTGGACTTGCATCAGGATTTAAAAGGCTTCGATTTTATCGAACAGGTGCTGGATTATTTCAACTTCAGTTACAGCATCAGTCACCGTGATCGCAATAATATTCCCGCAACGGGACGCGTAGTGATTGTCGCAAACCATCCCCTTGGTGCTCTGGACGGCTTGTCATTATTAAAACTAGTGGGTGAAGTCCGCCGTGATGTAAAAATCGTTGCTAACGATATGCTGATGAATTTTAATGCGGTCGATTCTTTATTTTTGCCCGTAGATAATCTATCTAAATCGACTCGAAAAAGCAGTATTTCCCGCATTATTGATTGCCTGAATAATGAAGAAGCGGTGATCGTTTTCCCTGCCGGAGAAGTGTCGCGTATTCGTCCAAGTGGTGTGCGTGATGGTAAATGGAATACGGGGTTCTTGAACTTCGCCAAGAAAACCAATGCGCCTATTTTGCCCATTTATGTCGGTGCCAGAAATTCTTCATTGTTCTACAGTGCATCCATGGTCTATAAGCCGCTTTCAGGCATGATGCTGGCGCATGAGATGTTTAATAAAAACTCGAAGAACATCACCATGCGTGTCGGAGAACCTATTCCCTATAAACAGGTTGACCAACTCCCGCTGGTGAAAGCAGAAAAAGCCAAATTATTACGTCGCCATCTTTATCGTATGGCAAAAGGCAAAAAACCGTTATTTGTCACAGAACAAACCATCGCCCATCCCCAGGACAGACGTAATATCAAACGTGAGTTACAAACAGCCGAGTTATTAGGTCAGACAGCCGATAATAAAAAGATTTATTTGTTTGACTATCAACCTGACTCAGCTGTGATGCATGAGGTAGGCCGCTTACGCGAGTTTACGTTTAGACAGGTCGGTGAGGGCACAGGTAAAAGACGCGATATCGACCGTTATGATCGCGATTACCGGCATCTGATTCTATGGGATGAAAACGAATTAGAAATCGCTGGTGCTTACCGAATTGGTGAAGTTAACAACATTCTGTCACAAGCTGGCAGCCGGGGAATTTATAGTCAGGAGCTATTTACCTACGATCACGATGCGATGCAGCCTTTTTTTGAAAAGGGCATTGAGCTGGGTAGAAGTTTTGTCAGCCCGAAATACTGGGGAAGACGTAGTCTTGATTACTTATGGTACGGCATTGGGGCTTATCTGAAACGATATCCTGATATTCGCTATCTGTTTGGGCCTGTGAGTCTGTCAAACAGCTATCCTGATTTCGCGAAGGCATTAATCGTATCTTATTATCAGCACTATTTCCCTGATGACCAACATTTAGCAATAGCGAAAAATCCATACATCACTGATCGGAGTTTGCAACAACAAGTACTGCAAACCTATTGTGGTACCGATGCAGAGGCTGATTTTACTGCGATGCGTGAGCAGCTTACTCATATGAATGTGACTGTTCCTACCCTATATAAACAGTATGCGGATGTCTGTGAAGAGGGGGGAGTACGCTTTATCGATTTTAATATCGACGCTGATTTTGGTCACTGTATTGATGGTCTGGTGATGGTGGATTTAGATAAATTAACACCCGCTAAAAGAAAACGTTATCTGGGTGATAATTAA
- a CDS encoding YqhA family protein, whose product MERLFEKALWNSRFVVLTAVIASLITALAMFYMATVDVYYLVTHLGLYMSPDLIGEARQDFRAETVTHVVEVIDGYLLATVLFIFSLGLYELFISKIEEAEESENSKVLAIHSLDDLKARLGRVVLMILIVNFFEHAISMDFHGPLDLLALAAGIGLISLALYFSHADDH is encoded by the coding sequence ATGGAAAGATTGTTTGAGAAAGCGCTCTGGAACAGCCGCTTTGTTGTTCTGACGGCGGTTATTGCCAGCCTGATAACTGCATTAGCAATGTTCTATATGGCAACCGTTGATGTGTATTATTTAGTCACCCATCTGGGGCTTTATATGTCGCCTGATCTCATTGGTGAAGCACGGCAAGACTTTCGTGCTGAAACCGTGACACATGTGGTTGAAGTGATTGATGGTTATCTATTAGCCACGGTTTTATTTATCTTCTCTCTTGGTTTGTATGAGCTGTTTATCAGCAAAATTGAAGAAGCAGAAGAGAGTGAGAACTCAAAAGTATTAGCTATCCATAGTTTAGATGATTTAAAAGCGCGTTTAGGTCGTGTTGTTCTGATGATTCTGATCGTTAACTTTTTCGAACATGCTATCAGTATGGACTTCCATGGACCTCTTGATTTGCTGGCTCTAGCTGCCGGTATTGGTCTCATCTCCTTAGCCTTATACTTCTCCCACGCTGACGATCATTAA
- the panD gene encoding aspartate 1-decarboxylase yields MQLTFLKAKLHRACVTHSELEYEGSCAIDGKLLEAAGIHEYEQIQIYNVANGERFTTYAIRAEDGSNIISVNGAAAHKASPGDRLIICAFVTLDAKEVENFKPTLVYLDENNDITHMRHAIPVQAA; encoded by the coding sequence ATGCAACTGACCTTTTTAAAAGCAAAATTACATCGTGCTTGCGTCACTCATTCCGAACTGGAATACGAGGGCTCGTGTGCAATTGATGGAAAGTTACTGGAAGCGGCCGGTATTCACGAATATGAGCAAATCCAGATTTATAACGTCGCTAATGGCGAACGCTTTACCACTTATGCGATTCGCGCTGAGGATGGCTCAAATATTATCTCTGTCAATGGTGCCGCTGCGCACAAAGCTTCCCCGGGTGATCGTTTAATCATTTGTGCTTTTGTCACCTTAGATGCCAAAGAAGTCGAGAATTTCAAACCTACTTTGGTTTATCTTGATGAAAACAACGATATTACGCATATGCGTCACGCCATTCCTGTTCAGGCTGCATAG
- the panC gene encoding pantoate--beta-alanine ligase, whose product MAIAENLSALKTRIKSWRQQNEVIAFVPTMGNLHEGHLSLVQKARELADRVVVSIFVNPLQFNDQQDLTNYPRTLNDDVQLLSELDCELIFTPTEEMIYPNGMASLTKVIVPGFDDKLCGKGRPGHFDGVATVVTKLFNMVQPDIAIFGEKDYQQLMLIKKLVADLNLTVDVIGVPTKRQDSGLAMSSRNTLLTQKQLVQAPSLYKTLLATKHAIEEQGETDFSLLCGQAKQQLQEAGLEPEYVDIRRAEDLELANANDKQLRILAAARLGSVRLIDNIACDLA is encoded by the coding sequence ATGGCGATTGCAGAAAACCTGAGTGCATTAAAAACACGTATTAAAAGCTGGCGACAGCAAAATGAAGTGATTGCTTTTGTTCCGACGATGGGAAATCTGCATGAAGGGCATCTGTCGCTAGTACAAAAAGCACGTGAACTGGCAGACCGGGTTGTGGTGAGTATTTTTGTTAACCCGTTACAGTTCAATGATCAACAGGATTTGACGAATTACCCGCGCACATTGAATGACGATGTTCAATTGCTGAGCGAGCTGGATTGTGAGCTTATTTTTACGCCGACAGAAGAGATGATCTATCCGAATGGTATGGCGTCACTAACAAAAGTCATTGTGCCTGGGTTTGATGATAAATTATGTGGTAAAGGTCGTCCTGGACATTTTGATGGCGTGGCAACCGTTGTGACAAAATTATTCAATATGGTTCAGCCGGATATTGCGATTTTTGGCGAAAAAGATTATCAGCAATTAATGTTAATCAAAAAGCTGGTCGCTGATTTGAACTTAACGGTAGATGTGATTGGCGTACCTACAAAACGGCAGGATAGCGGGCTGGCAATGAGTTCCAGAAATACCTTATTAACTCAGAAACAGTTAGTGCAGGCGCCGTCTTTATATAAAACACTGCTCGCCACTAAACACGCGATTGAAGAGCAGGGCGAGACCGATTTTTCTTTGCTGTGCGGACAAGCAAAACAGCAATTACAAGAAGCAGGTTTAGAACCTGAATATGTCGATATTCGCCGCGCAGAAGATTTAGAACTGGCCAATGCTAACGACAAACAGCTTCGCATTCTTGCTGCTGCACGGCTCGGTAGTGTCAGGCTGATAGATAATATTGCTTGTGACCTTGCCTGA
- the panB gene encoding 3-methyl-2-oxobutanoate hydroxymethyltransferase, with the protein MSRISLKHLRQMKVAQEKIAVLTAYDASFSYALEQAGVDVLLVGDSLGMVIQGQESTVPVSVDDIIYHTANVIRGSDKLFVIADMPFMSYANPDQAIKNAARLMAEGGAQMVKLEGGAVIIETVKQLTARGIPVCGHLGLLPQSVHRLGGYIVQGRETAAAEELIADAISLQEAGADMLVLECVPATLGAVVSKQLDIPVIGIGAGSDCDGQVLVVYDMLGLTPGKRPRFSHDFLADTGSIQSAIASYVKSVKSGAFPNAEQQF; encoded by the coding sequence ATGAGCCGTATTAGCCTTAAACATCTGCGTCAAATGAAAGTGGCGCAGGAAAAAATCGCTGTTCTGACAGCATATGATGCCAGTTTCAGTTATGCGCTTGAGCAAGCCGGTGTCGATGTTCTGCTGGTAGGTGATTCGCTGGGTATGGTGATCCAGGGCCAGGAAAGTACTGTTCCTGTCAGTGTTGACGATATTATTTATCACACAGCCAATGTTATCCGTGGCAGCGATAAATTATTCGTTATTGCTGATATGCCATTTATGAGTTATGCCAATCCAGACCAAGCTATCAAAAACGCCGCACGACTAATGGCCGAAGGTGGCGCGCAGATGGTCAAACTTGAAGGCGGGGCGGTCATTATTGAGACAGTGAAACAACTCACGGCCCGGGGTATCCCTGTTTGTGGACACCTGGGCTTATTACCTCAATCAGTTCACCGCTTAGGTGGTTATATTGTGCAGGGTCGTGAGACAGCGGCGGCTGAAGAATTGATTGCCGATGCTATCAGTTTGCAAGAAGCTGGAGCAGATATGTTGGTGTTGGAATGTGTACCGGCGACCTTAGGTGCGGTAGTCAGTAAACAATTGGATATTCCTGTTATCGGTATTGGTGCAGGCAGTGACTGTGATGGTCAAGTGCTGGTGGTATATGACATGCTGGGCTTAACGCCTGGAAAACGTCCACGCTTCAGTCATGACTTTTTAGCTGATACAGGCTCAATACAATCGGCCATTGCCTCCTACGTGAAATCAGTGAAATCTGGTGCGTTTCCAAATGCGGAGCAGCAATTCTAA
- a CDS encoding deoxynucleoside kinase codes for MNHSLTHRYIVVEGPIGVGKTHLVKRLAESFSGSVLLEQPEQNPFLEKFYLYPKQSALPTQLSFLMQRVKLGKSLNQDDLFNDLHIADFMVEKDKLFAQISLDDDELALYNMVYDNLTLHHRTPDLVIYLQASLPVLKSRIAQRGISYEQHVEEGYLKRLADTYADFFHYYDASPLLIVNAEQIDLVNGDQDYLQLLEQICSIQSGRHYYNPLPVSEKK; via the coding sequence ATGAATCACTCGCTAACACATCGTTATATTGTGGTTGAAGGCCCCATCGGCGTGGGTAAAACCCATTTAGTGAAACGTTTGGCCGAGAGTTTTTCTGGTTCGGTTTTACTTGAGCAGCCTGAACAAAATCCCTTTCTGGAAAAATTTTATCTGTATCCGAAACAGTCTGCTTTACCTACGCAGTTGAGCTTTCTGATGCAGCGAGTCAAATTGGGTAAGTCACTAAATCAGGATGATTTATTCAATGATTTGCATATCGCTGATTTTATGGTGGAAAAGGACAAATTATTTGCTCAAATTTCTCTGGATGACGATGAGTTAGCTTTATACAATATGGTCTATGATAATTTGACTTTGCATCATAGAACGCCTGATTTAGTCATCTATCTACAAGCCTCTTTACCTGTATTAAAATCGCGTATTGCTCAGCGTGGCATTAGTTATGAACAACATGTAGAAGAAGGTTATCTGAAACGTTTAGCTGATACCTATGCCGATTTTTTCCATTATTACGATGCGTCACCCCTTTTAATTGTCAACGCGGAGCAGATCGATTTGGTGAATGGTGATCAGGACTACCTGCAATTACTCGAACAAATCTGTAGCATTCAAAGTGGTCGTCATTATTACAATCCTTTGCCCGTCTCAGAGAAGAAATAA
- the folK gene encoding 2-amino-4-hydroxy-6-hydroxymethyldihydropteridine diphosphokinase — MQVFIGLGSNLDDPQTQILTAIDDIKKLDNTRLIKQSSLYHSPPMGPQDQPDYVNAVVEVDTGLPPHVLLDNLQKLEQKHGRIKKRHWGERTLDLDILLYSNLMIDDERLKVPHPGLTERAFVVYPLAEIAADITIPGKGDLATIKQDCPLDGLRKVEMHKQ; from the coding sequence ATGCAGGTGTTTATCGGATTGGGAAGTAATTTAGACGACCCGCAAACGCAAATTTTGACAGCGATTGACGATATAAAAAAACTCGACAACACGCGTCTAATCAAACAATCATCGCTTTATCATAGCCCGCCAATGGGACCCCAGGATCAGCCTGATTATGTGAATGCTGTTGTCGAGGTGGACACAGGATTGCCGCCGCATGTATTGCTTGATAACCTGCAAAAACTTGAACAAAAGCACGGAAGAATAAAAAAGCGACATTGGGGTGAACGTACGCTGGATCTGGATATTTTGCTTTATTCTAATCTGATGATCGATGATGAACGATTAAAAGTCCCGCATCCTGGCTTAACAGAACGTGCTTTTGTGGTGTACCCATTAGCTGAAATTGCTGCTGATATCACTATCCCTGGTAAAGGTGATTTAGCAACCATAAAGCAAGATTGTCCTTTGGATGGATTGAGAAAAGTGGAAATGCATAAACAATGA
- the pcnB gene encoding polynucleotide adenylyltransferase PcnB — protein sequence MLSLNKIFNKLVRGKSGQDPQQGREPLIIPRSEHTISRKQISQHALKVLYTLKEAGYEAYLVGGCVRDLLLGYEPKDFDVATNASPEQVHKLFKRSQLIGRRFKLVHVRFGREVIEVATFRAPPEAKQHVDTQGRIMQDNVYGTLEQDAWRRDFTINALYYNIKDFSIIDYTGGMADLNAGLIRLIGDVETRYREDPVRMLRACRFLAKLGLKLDKQTEQGIFDWAHLIRDIPPARLFDETLKLYLSGQAAMTHDLLCHYGLFEHLYPQTAALLHEEQDGYPRTMLMKALENTDIRIAADKPVTPAFLFAAILWEPVRQRTLLLMTNGMPEIPAMQRASSEIIGEQIQRVAIPKRYSLVTRDIWTLQPRLLKRQGKRAYRTLLHPKFRAGYDFLALRAESGEPLNEPVDWWTKFQAETATQQQVMVDSLGKESSVKKPRRRRRRRPAAKKTEQN from the coding sequence ATGCTGTCGTTAAATAAAATCTTCAACAAATTGGTGAGAGGCAAAAGCGGTCAAGATCCACAACAAGGGCGCGAACCGTTAATTATCCCTCGTAGCGAACACACAATTTCGCGTAAACAGATTAGCCAACATGCGCTTAAGGTATTGTATACCTTGAAAGAGGCGGGTTATGAGGCTTACCTGGTGGGTGGTTGTGTTCGTGATTTATTACTTGGCTATGAGCCAAAAGACTTTGATGTCGCCACGAATGCTTCTCCTGAGCAAGTACATAAATTGTTTAAACGTAGCCAACTGATTGGCAGACGTTTCAAACTGGTGCATGTCAGGTTTGGACGCGAGGTCATTGAAGTTGCCACATTCAGAGCTCCCCCTGAAGCTAAACAGCATGTTGATACCCAAGGTCGCATCATGCAGGACAATGTTTACGGCACTTTAGAGCAGGATGCCTGGCGTCGCGACTTTACGATTAATGCCCTTTATTACAATATTAAAGACTTCTCTATTATTGATTATACCGGTGGGATGGCTGATCTTAATGCTGGCCTTATCCGTTTAATTGGTGACGTGGAAACACGTTATCGGGAAGATCCTGTACGCATGTTAAGGGCCTGCCGCTTTTTGGCTAAGCTGGGTCTAAAACTGGATAAACAGACGGAACAGGGCATCTTTGACTGGGCACATTTGATTAGAGATATCCCTCCGGCACGATTGTTTGATGAAACACTCAAACTATATCTGAGTGGCCAAGCGGCGATGACTCATGATTTACTTTGTCATTACGGCCTGTTTGAACATCTGTACCCTCAAACAGCTGCTTTATTACATGAAGAGCAAGACGGCTATCCAAGAACAATGCTGATGAAAGCATTAGAGAACACAGATATCCGTATTGCTGCTGATAAACCGGTTACACCAGCATTTTTATTCGCAGCGATTTTATGGGAACCGGTGAGACAACGAACCTTATTGCTGATGACAAACGGCATGCCAGAAATTCCAGCGATGCAGCGAGCGTCGTCAGAAATTATTGGTGAGCAGATCCAACGTGTTGCTATTCCAAAGCGTTATAGTCTGGTAACGCGTGATATATGGACGTTACAGCCCCGATTATTGAAGCGTCAGGGCAAAAGGGCATACAGAACCTTATTACATCCAAAGTTTCGCGCTGGATATGACTTTTTAGCATTACGTGCAGAGTCTGGTGAACCGTTGAATGAACCTGTCGATTGGTGGACAAAATTTCAGGCTGAAACAGCCACTCAGCAGCAGGTAATGGTTGACTCGCTGGGTAAAGAGAGCAGTGTAAAAAAGCCCCGCCGTCGACGTCGAAGACGACCAGCAGCAAAAAAAACGGAACAGAATTAA
- the rnhB gene encoding ribonuclease HII, producing the protein MIETIYVAGVDEVGRGPLAGPVVTAAVILDPQNPIAGLADSKKLTEKRREFLVPLIQKHALAWAMGRAEPEEIDELNILQASLLAMKRAVEALSISPEHVLVDGIHAPKLNCPVTTIIKGDQSEPAIAAASILAKVARDQEMVALDNVYPGYGFAKHKGYPTKQHQQALLSLGVTDIHRRSFAPVQAALLS; encoded by the coding sequence ATGATAGAGACCATTTACGTTGCCGGAGTGGATGAGGTTGGGCGTGGTCCTCTGGCGGGTCCGGTGGTGACGGCTGCAGTCATTCTTGACCCACAAAACCCTATAGCAGGCTTGGCAGACTCAAAAAAGCTCACTGAAAAACGAAGAGAATTTTTGGTGCCACTGATTCAAAAGCATGCTCTGGCATGGGCCATGGGCAGAGCTGAACCAGAAGAAATTGATGAGCTAAATATCTTACAGGCGAGTTTATTGGCAATGAAAAGGGCTGTTGAAGCCCTATCAATTTCACCTGAACATGTGCTTGTTGATGGTATCCATGCACCCAAACTGAATTGCCCGGTAACAACGATTATCAAAGGTGATCAATCTGAGCCTGCCATTGCTGCCGCTTCAATCTTAGCTAAAGTCGCACGGGATCAGGAAATGGTGGCACTGGATAATGTGTATCCTGGTTATGGTTTTGCCAAACATAAAGGTTATCCAACCAAGCAGCATCAACAAGCCCTTCTCAGTTTGGGGGTAACCGATATTCATAGACGTTCTTTTGCTCCTGTCCAGGCTGCCTTATTATCATGA